The genomic stretch GCACGAACATTAATGGTTCATAAGAGCTGCATTTAACAATGTAACGGGACGCGCAACAGAAGTAATCCTGGCCAGTTCAGCCACAGAACAGTGCATCGTCCACTGTAAATAGAACAGTTTCCAACGATGTAATCTGCTAAATCACAGGTTTCCAGATCTTATGTCTTGATATCAAACATACAGCTACTGCTAGCttttcaactcaaattaaaAACTATGTCCTGCACATCTCTAAAGTTACTCTATTTTACTTACAAAGCCCGAGTTACACTGTAACTTATCACAGAGAAGGTAGGAAGGACTAGGGGGCGAGAGGGGAATGTTCAGTTCAACAGTTCTAATAAAGTTAATACCAAAGATTGTTCGATTTCGACAGTgttacatttaaagaaaaaataaataaaaacatttaaaatatggaTATAGAGGACTATGTTGTACCTGTCCAGCtttcaccaacaaaaaaaaatggccattttaattatatatatagatCGGCTTTTTCCTTCTCCTAAGCAGACTTGAGAAAATGATTCCAAAAATTATTAATGCCAACCAGTCGCCAAGATATAATGTAAGCAGttaatatttctgcaaaccacagatatgtccacGGTTGACACTTATACCAAATGtggcatatcacattcacattatacagtatgcttattagccaccaGTGTTATCATAAGCAAACATTGCTGCCAAACAGCCGACTGCAGTtcaagtcacaccactggaccaaaacttttttttttttttttgccaaaccATGATAATTTCCTCACCAggaccaagtggtttttgtgccttaacctaaaaAGAGCATAAGTACAGTGTTGtgacaaacaagaaaataaaaaatgttccctaaacaaacataaagttgcaacataaagacatgtctagtttgaacttatctgtggttttgcagacacatatttagctaacatttattctggcgattgggtttaTCAGAGACAGACAAGGCTCTGATCATGTTTGTCGACTGTTTGATATAATCAATTCAGCTCAGAAAAGAGAAGAACCCATATACTAATTGTCTCAATGCATGCTGTGACAAAATCAAACCCACTTTTCTCTTTGATACAtaactttatatatttatatacttaCACTACACTTCATATATCAAAACAATTTCCAAGGCTCCAAAAACTAGAATTCTGAACGAAAGCATTTTGTCCAATCTTGCCTTTCTCTTGAGAGGCTGTAGGCAATGACGTCCAGCTTCACCTTAGGATTCGGTTTCACTCTATGTCGATGACCTCTTATTGTTCATTAAGGACCCACTAACCTAATTTCCACCATTACTAGAATGTCTGACAGAATACAGTGCATCATCAGGCTCCCAACTAAACTTAACTAAAAATGAGATACTGCCATTAAGCAAATTAGTTTAGCAGATTGGTGGATCAAACCAAATTTGACCTTTAAAGATGATTAGACTTACCTGCGACTTTAATTGGAAGAATTAGAATTGGATTTCTGACATCACAGCATCACAGTTCAGACCGTTTTGGACTTGGTCACcacagaagaaaatgaaagaagatgGATATCAATAGAAAAACAAGAATTGCAAAACAACTCTGCTGAATGCCGTTCCCTTTTTGGGTATTATATATAAACTGAGTACAATTACCAAGAACCCAACTATACACAGCACTTTACTTTTCCATTTCATTCTTGAATCTAATGGGTCACTCTTTAAATACTTCACTATCGAACAACCCAAATCCCATAACAGCGACAGACTCAAACACTGTGTGGATAAAGGCATTAAATAGTTAGGGACCTTTACACAGAAGGTATATTCTCTAGTTTCCAAGCAACCTGTCCTGAAAATACAACCTCAGTACAATCTGTTTAATGGCTACTTGTGAATACATCACTGGGCCGAAGCAAATACACCTAATAGTATTCCCCTCAGCTGCTATGGTAGTAGTATTCACATCAGCTTTTGACAATATTCTCCACAATAATTGTCATGAATATGAAAGTCCTTTTACAGAACACCAAATGGGAGTTAGATCCGGATTCTTCATAAGAGGATGCTGACTGGCACAAACGTTTTGAAccaagctcttttttttttaaatctccgGTAAGAGCAGACTAATTCAATTCATATCTTGCTATACACATGTTAAATTTAACAATATTTCACCTGGgtggcagaaatgtaaaattataaaTGCTTATAATTTCCATAGGATCTGGAAATGTAGCAGACTTAAAACAATTGACACTAGATCAATGAATTAACATCATACTGTATAATGTTTAGAGATCTTGGGAACCTTCATATACGCCTTACCTCAACTCAAATGTGATAGTTGATATTCAATTGCTGATTACTTTCATCTGGACCTAATTGTATCTTATACCCTGTCAtacttttacattgttttttatttttattttatggttTAACAGTAAGTGCAGAGGACCAAACCAAATACAGGGGTTGGGGGTGGGTATTAGcttgtctttttgtgttgtattttgatttgatgagcattgttgaaaatgtttactgtaaatacagAACTTTTGTGCTCTGCCTCTATTTTGaccaataataattaaaaaaaatcactacaaagaaaaagagcaagTGTTGGCCTGTAGTGCATGAGCATGTTCAGCTCAGACCCTCAATGGCAGGAAGCCTCAGCTCACTCAGATGGGCCAGGTAGGCCGCAACCTATTTGCAACTTTTGGAAAAGGCCAGAACCCCTTTTACACTTTACTGCTCCAAAGAGATGTTGGGAACAAAATGTAGGAGACAGACCACAGCAGGTAGTACACGCATGCAGGCGGGAAGGAAGAGCAGAACACCATCACGACTcctaggggggaaaaaaaggttgagTGAAACAATTTTGTAATTTGAAagaattatattttaaaagcttgtttttgtctttgtgcaaTGTCCATCGTAAATACACAACGGACAAGATTCTACAGTCTTGCTAGCAGCAGTGTGAGGACATACAAAAGTACAGACTGACCTTTTACCAAAGGTTGTAATCTGATGTAGGCTCTAGATAAAAAGTTATCATGATTCATCTGGAGGGAAACATGAAAGTTCCAGATTTCATGGTAAAAGGTTTCGCCAGTTGATGAGAGGAGTCCAGTTACAAGGTGATTTTCTTTGGCTCCTAGCAGCCTGGGGCTGAGCTGGTAAATAGGACCAGTAACTAGCaaacagcagctacatttaccagcagttagcgattactttagcaacaaagctaccgGTGCAAGTCCAGTTTAAATCACCTTGGAACTGTAACTGGCCTCCGTCATCGTTCTCTAAGGCTGCGTATGGCCCTGGTCTAGAGGTGTTTATTGGTAGGCTGCTGGTTAGCAATAGTTAGCAGTTACGTTAGCAACAAGTGCAGCTGGCGGACAACAGAAAATACTTTCTCAATAAAATATGATACAGTTTCACCCAAACCACTGAATGAGGTTAGTAAGTtatgtgtgaaaatgtatttcttatGTGAATTTATGTTTTAACCATCATTTCTGACAATTGTGCTCatgacaaagagagaggtgaATCCTACTGAATTTGTTTTCAATCGTTTTACCTCCGGCATAGACTACTTTCTTCCAGGCCTGGGACTCCAGCACTCTGTCATGAGGGTAGAAGTTCTGACTGATCATAAAGAGGATCATGGCCATCGCGAGGACCCGCAGCATGGCCATATTTCCtccagacagcagagaggcgCTGGCCAGGATGGCTGAGGAGTAGATGCAGGGCAGGCCGCGATACACAAATGGAATCCCTGAGGACCAAAGAAGAATAAAGTAACGTGGTAGTTTTAATGACAGACACGAATAAAAAGAAGAGTATCTGAGAACTTACCGCTCGAGAAGAAACAGAGGCGGACGAACACAGACAGGACGTAACACATGCACAGGATGTTGTCCAGCAGGTCAGATGTCCTCAAGAGCAACGACGTGGCAATCCCGAAGGTCGTGAAGTCACCGAAGTCATCAAGCTTGGCACCTGAATATGAAAAAGATCCATAAATGGCCCGTGATATGAATAGTGCTGGTGTCAGAACTTGTTGACTGACATTATCCATGCTACAAATATTCTATTCTGCTTCAGAATGGCTACATGTGAACGACAACGGTCCTATTATTAAACTTCTTTCAATCTGGCAGTGCCTTAGTCATGAGATTACTGCCTATAAAAGCCAGTGCAGATACGTTATCTCTCCAGTATAGTCACTGCCAATGTCACTGACATGTGACATCTCCATGTGGAAATTTCAGTGTCAGCCCAACAGACGGCCATTCTATAAACAACATTCTCCACTGCCTTGTCTCTTTATCCCAGGAGCACGGAGCATGTTTTCAGCAGATGAGGATGAGGTGATTCAGGCCACTGCTCAAATGAACGAGGTGGAATTCCACAGCCCAGGGTCAACAATTTTAGCAATTTCAGATATGCAGAGAACCCAAAGCAACAGGATAAAATAGACAATTGGAGCGTGATCCCGTGGAATTAGACTGCTTAATCAGAAAGTGATTGTTCATTTGACAAAATACGTGGGGGGGCACAATAACATCCACCTGCAAAGTCATGCAGAAAAAACCCCGTCGGGACACAAAGCCTCCAGAAATGCGCAGCCACCGATGTATTGTGATGCACCCGGGAGTTATTTTGGGCCGTGGAAAAAACTTGCAATGTTACAACAGCTATTTGTGCCTCTGGATTTTTTACTATATACGGTACAGTGctgtgatcttttgaaaaacaaGCCACAGCAGCACATTTTGTATGCTGTGTATGTGCATGAGCTAGGCGGGGGTAAGAAAGGGCATGCCATGCCTTACAAATGCAAATCTCAACCCCAAAACCTCAGCTAACAGCTAAAAAGACACTGATTTAATAACGCTCAAATTGcatcacattaaaaatgtatgattcCTCTCTTGGAGACTTTGTAAGACTATCCCCAGTATTTCAGTGGCAGAGTTTAATTCAACTGGCTTCCTTTGTTTGTGACCTTGTGCGGCCAAATTAGAAAGTCCAGACAAAGGACTGTGCAGCAAGCCTTGCCAACACCCCAGATGAAGTTTATCTTTGGTCAGAGCTATTGACCACAGCACTCCACTTACCCAGCGCAGAGCAGGCATCAAGTCGCCTGGCAACTGCCCCATCCGCAAAGTCCAGCAGGTAGCCAATCAGAACCAGCCAACACGCAGCATGATGGTGCCTGAGCAGAACGAGTGAGCGTTAGGTTTAGCTATTTGATGACAGCAACCCGTTTCAAAGGGTAAAATATTTGCACATTCTCACAACTGGAAAAGGGCTGAAACTAGTGCTAACGTAACTAGAAAGACGACACACCGAACAGCGACGTCAAAGTGAGTGAACGCTCACCAAAACGGAAAACCTTGAAGAACCGGTCCCGTGTAACAATtagctcacaaaactgactAACTCTCTTTTCATATAACTTCAGTTGTCAATACGGTCAGATTGATTGTGAGTTTCTCCTTTTTTAGTCCTTTTTTCTGAGGCAAGGTGACAGCCATCGGTGTTGGTGACGTATATTGAGGAGACGATGgagttttacacaaaactaaatgggATCAAAAATTCTTCCCTCGCCATTGCCTACTGTacaaatattttccaaaataaggtcctcTATATAAACATTACTGATTGTCTAGCGGCCCTGAGGGGCAAAATACAACACCTGATGAAAAAAAGATCAGtgttttcctttatttaaatgttttttgttaacttttttttactgcttcacactgctgctgtcttttctATTTTGTGTCTAATATGTGTTTTGTCTCCCAGGGAAACCGTGATCACtaaaatttggttttgaaaacCAAGTCCTAAATTATTATAATCATTTTggatttattgtttgtttgttctttactcaaaaaaaaaaaaaagattacaatgattacaaacacacatggacTTTGTCCATCCCATTATGGTGTGTTCACTCACCCATTAAGACTGCTGAGAATGGAGGCCATGCCCATGACCATGTTGGCAACTGACAGAGCATTAGCTGCATTTTTACGTGCAAACTCCTTGATCTGCAGTCCCGTGCCGTGTTCACTCAGAAAAAGCTTGTTGGTGCACTGAAAGAGACCTGAGACCACAAAATAACAGCAGTTAGTAGTTGTCTGTGTTACGTCAAGAAACCTATGCTGAGATTTAagaagcaaaagcaaaagctAAATCCCTACTGTGATCCGGTGACCATACCAGCTTTTGATGAATATGTCTGAAGTTTCAGTTAAACCTCAGTTGGACTGAGAGtaaaaatgtgcacaaaaaaaaaaacataaccttAATGTTTTACCAGTCATATGTGAACAATTCTACTTTTTATACCATCTAATGGAAATCCATATTGCAGTATATTGTAGCATATGTTTgcatatgtttctttttttcctttttttaaagcataatattactttaaaattgATTCCCCCGTCTTATGTAAAAGAAGCATCACTTACCAAGACGTATGTTTATTGGATGGAGACAGACCTTACGATACATTCATCAAT from Pagrus major chromosome 7, Pma_NU_1.0 encodes the following:
- the tmem269 gene encoding transmembrane protein 269 isoform X2; the protein is MVMGMASILSSLNGHHHAACWLVLIGYLLDFADGAVARRLDACSALGAKLDDFGDFTTFGIATSLLLRTSDLLDNILCMCYVLSVFVRLCFFSSGIPFVYRGLPCIYSSAILASASLLSGGNMAMLRVLAMAMILFMISQNFYPHDRVLESQAWKKVVYAGGVVMVFCSSFPPACVYYLLWSVSYILFPTSLWSSKV
- the tmem269 gene encoding transmembrane protein 269 isoform X1, with translation MILLTPSSGLFQCTNKLFLSEHGTGLQIKEFARKNAANALSVANMVMGMASILSSLNGHHHAACWLVLIGYLLDFADGAVARRLDACSALGAKLDDFGDFTTFGIATSLLLRTSDLLDNILCMCYVLSVFVRLCFFSSGIPFVYRGLPCIYSSAILASASLLSGGNMAMLRVLAMAMILFMISQNFYPHDRVLESQAWKKVVYAGGVVMVFCSSFPPACVYYLLWSVSYILFPTSLWSSKV